Proteins co-encoded in one Saccharomyces mikatae IFO 1815 strain IFO1815 genome assembly, chromosome: 14 genomic window:
- the SMKI14G2820 gene encoding putative alanine--tRNA ligase (similar to Saccharomyces cerevisiae YNL040W): MSMAVKPAMVGALACQRNSFLFGGFKTLVVSCEPKKDKKGKTEGYEIELQDTILFPEGGGQPSDSGFLKIIEEDGDSSVIRKILVSHVSRSGLHAKHHVSAHIEPGTTIEVNVDEEKRIDYMQQHTGQHLLSAILECDYKVNTVSWSMGGIITGKKSVLKPSDYFNYIELNRKLTEEEITNISDDIDQLIVNSPQEITVIERINEDEADGVDTSKIPDDYDLSKGILRTIHIGNIDSNPCCGTHLKSTSQIGSILILSSQSTVKGTNSRLYFMCGKRVSDYAKSANKILLNSKNLLSCSETQIPEKVSRQTKLIQQSSKREQYWIKKVARTASEKLKKKLEASGKKRAYFMEEEFGTLELLLQVYKEVSIFLKESFEVYEIILCGYERQSSSGSLLILSDTAEKISTLATELGSILQNLKGGGGKKGGKWQGKISFISNAESAALTGYLSHDFASC; this comes from the coding sequence ATGTCAATGGCCGTGAAACCTGCTATGGTAGGCGCCTTAGCGTGCCAAAGGaactcttttctctttggtGGGTTTAAAACTCTGGTTGTTTCCTGCGAGCCAAAGAAGGATAAGAAAGGCAAGACTGAAGGTTATGAGATCGAACTACAAGATACAATTCTGTTTCCGGAAGGGGGCGGCCAACCAAGTGATTCTggctttttgaaaattatagaagaagatggtgATTCGTCGGTAATTAGGAAGATATTAGTGTCACATGTCTCTCGTTCTGGTTTACATGCAAAGCATCATGTTAGCGCGCATATTGAGCCAGGCACAACGATTGAAGTAAATGTAGATGAGGAGAAAAGGATTGATTATATGCAACAACACACTGGCCAACACTTATTGAGTGCTATTTTGGAATGCGACTATAAAGTGAACACTGTATCATGGTCGATGGGTGGCATTATCACTGGGAAAAAGTCGGTTCTAAAGCCCAGTGACTATTTCAACTATATTGAGTTGAACAGAAAATTGACAGAAGAGGAGATAACAAACATATCGGATGATATTGATCAGCTGATCGTTAACTCTCCCCAAGAAATTACTGTaatagaaagaataaatgaagatgaggCAGATGGGGTTGACACATCTAAAATTCCTGACGATTATGACCTCTCTAAAGGTATACTACGTACTATTCACATCGGTAATATCGATTCTAACCCGTGTTGCGGAACACACTTGAAATCTACCTCCCAGATAGGTTCCATcttaattctttcttctcaATCAACTGTAAAAGGCACAAATTCAAGGCTCTATTTTATGTGTGGAAAGCGTGTTTCTGATTACGCGAAATCAGCtaataaaattttattgaacTCTAAGAATTTATTGAGTTGTTCAGAAACTCAAATCCCCGAGAAGGTATCAAGGCAAACCAAACTAATTCAACAATCAAGTAAAAGAGAGCAGTATTGGATAAAGAAAGTAGCACGTACTGCCTctgaaaagttgaaaaagaagctaGAAGCCAGTGGGAAGAAAAGGGCATATTTTATGGAAGAAGAGTTCGGGACATTGGAACTATTACTACAAGTTTATAAAGAAGtgtccatttttttgaaagaaagttttgaagtttATGAGATCATCCTATGTGGTTACGAAAGGCAAAGCAGCTCTGGATCGCTGCTAATACTTTCTGATACGGCTGAGAAAATCTCCACCTTAGCTACTGAGCTAGGTTCGATATtacaaaatttgaaaggtGGAGGCGGTAAGAAAGGAGGCAAATGGCAAGGTAAAATTTCATTCATATCGAATGCTGAATCTGCCGCACTCACTGGTTATTTAAGCCATGATTTTGCATCTTGTTAA
- the BDP1 gene encoding transcription factor TFIIIB subunit BDP1 (similar to Saccharomyces cerevisiae BDP1 (YNL039W); ancestral locus Anc_2.282) has translation MSSIVNKSGTRFAPKVRQRRVATGGTPTPNSKTPQLFVPESKEIEIDNSDNDKSADENETVIVNKVLQVEEHSLEGVTLKATIGPDNEGEHEGPMDVSTQNVKSNVIEENETRKMLTLQTQRDLKSSRSSRLASLSMDNENRPSFKPSFLDSSSNTNGTARRLSTISNKLPKKIRLGSITETDMNLKTFKRHRVLGKPSSIKKPAGAHRISIVSKISPPTAMTDFSDKNESSSKTSTSRTANENENYVISKVKDIPKKVGDGESAKYLIDEENFTMAELCKPNFPIGQISENFEKSKMAKKAKLEKRRHFRELRMRAREEFKPLHSLTKEEQEEEEEKRKEERDKLLNADIPESDRKAHTAIQLKLNPDGTMAIDEDTMVVDRHKNASIENDYKEKVDENPFANLYNYGSYGRGSYTDPWTVEEMIKFYKALSMWGTDFNLISQLYPYRSRRQVKAKFVSEEKKRPILIELALRSKLPPNFDEYCCEIKKNIGTVAEFNEKLIELQNEHEQHMKEIEEAKNTAKEEDQTTQRLNDVDLNKKGSGGIMTNDLKVYRKTEVVLGTIDDLKRKKRQEKNVNDDGDDEGDDEEPGTNQ, from the coding sequence ATGAGTAGCATTGTTAATAAAAGCGGGACACGTTTTGCCCCTAAAGTTAGGCAGCGTAGAGTTGCTACTGGTGGAACACCGACGCCAAACTCAAAAACACCTCAACTGTTTGTTCCTGAGAGTAAAGAAATAGAAATCGATAATAgtgataatgataaaagtgctgatgaaaatgagaCAGTCATTGTTAATAAGGTCTTACAGGTTGAAGAACACTCTCTCGAAGGCGTCACATTAAAGGCCACCATCGGGCCCGATAATGAGGGAGAACATGAGGGACCTATGGATGTTTCCACTCAGAACGTTAAATCAAACGTTATAGAAGAGAATGAGACGCGAAAAATGCTAACTTTGCAAACTCAACGAGATCTAAAATCATCAAGGTCTAGCAGGCTAGCTTCACTAAGCATGGACAACGAAAATCGTCCAAGTTTCAAACCATCCTTTCTCGATTCTTCCAGTAATACCAATGGAACTGCTCGACGTCTTTCAACGATATCCAACAAGCTTCCAAAGAAGATAAGGCTAGGAAGTATAACAGAAACCGATATGAACttgaaaactttcaaaaggCATAGGGTTTTGGGTAAACCTTCCTCCATCAAAAAGCCAGCTGGTGCACACAGAATAAGTATTGTGTCCAAAATTTCCCCACCTACTGCAATGACTGATTTTTCGGACAAGAACGAATCTTCATCTAAAACTTCTACATCAAGAACAGCTAATGAGAATGAAAACTATGTCATTAGCAAAGTAAAGGATATACCGAAAAAAGTGGGTGATGGAGAGTCTGCTAAATATcttattgatgaagagaatTTTACAATGGCCGAATTGTGTAAGCCAAATTTCCCTATAGGCCAAATATCCGAAAACTTTGAGAAATCTAAAATGGCTAAAAAGGCTAAACTAGAGAAAAGGAGGCATTTTAGGGAATTAAGAATGCGTGCGCGTGAAGAATTCAAGCCATTGCATTCATTGACCAAAGAGGaacaagaggaagaggaagagaagAGGAAGGAAGAGAGAGATAAACTATTGAATGCTGATATTCCAGAGTCAGATCGCAAAGCGCATACGGCAATCCAACTAAAACTTAATCCTGATGGTACTATGgctattgatgaagatacAATGGTTGTTGACAGGCACAAAAATGCTAGTATTGAGAATGACtataaagagaaagttGATGAAAACCCATTTGCCAATCTCTATAACTATGGGTCATATGGTAGGGGGTCCTACACTGATCCGTGGACTGTGGaagaaatgataaaattctACAAAGCACTGTCTATGTGGGGGACAGATTTTAATTTAATCTCACAGTTGTATCCTTACAGGTCAAGAAGACAAGTGAAGGCCAAATTTGTTAGTGAGGAGAAAAAACGTCCAATACTGATTGAGTTAGCTCTTCGATCTAAGTTGCCACCTAATTTTGATGAATACTGTTgtgaaattaaaaaaaatattggcACAGTAGCAgaattcaatgaaaaactAATCGAATTACAAAACGAGCATGAACAACATATGAAGGAAATCGAAGAAGCCAAGAATACAGCCAAGGAGGAGGACCAAACTACACAAAGGTTAAACGATGTCGATTTGAATAAGAAGGGATCCGGTGGTATCATGACGAATGATCTGAAGGTTTATAGAAAGACAGAGGTTGTTCTAGGTACAATCGATGacttgaaaaggaaaaaacgacaagaaaaaaatgtcaatGACGATGGAGATGATGAAGGAGATGACGAAGAACCTGGAACTAATCAGTGA
- the SMKI14G2830 gene encoding uncharacterized protein (similar to Saccharomyces cerevisiae YNL035C; ancestral locus Anc_2.283), whose product MASYSLVESNFFGSENWCLKLQPSYKHGLLTGLSNGEIRLLDWATCKSLQNIKASETAINDLKVIDSDFSAGHLVSSASIDAVKVFDIRTNSCIATIQNESNSPFLSLDSRHGLLACGTELQGIDAAVHIYDIRKWDTPLRSLIDSHHDDVTCIKFHPSDVNILLSGSTDGYTNIYDLKQDEEEDALHQVINYASIHSCGWLSPKRIYTLSHMETFAIHELNDKSDELREPQPLDFGDVRKAWDCDYVVDIYPGLIATGKTQENAGELRLIPFKNEKIYTEKCFVIPHAHGDEVVRDIFISAHQSDMLYSCGEDGYVKIWKSTQGPLNTPETFWDYSEKMNVLGDDSKEAFTNLEEPLIIQKDLASTKPRKEKHKKSKKHSTKSRFRPY is encoded by the coding sequence ATGGCTAGCTATTCTCTGGTTGAATCGAATTTTTTCGGATCTGAGAACTGGTGCCTAAAGCTGCAACCTAGTTATAAGCATGGACTTTTAACTGGATTGAGTAATGGTGAAATACGTTTGTTAGACTGGGCTACCTGCAAATCATTGCAAAATATTAAAGCAAGTGAAACTGCGATTAACGATTTAAAGGTCATAGATAGCGATTTTTCTGCTGGGCATCTAGTTAGTAGCGCTTCTATTGATGCGGTGAAGGTATTCGACATAAGAACAAATAGTTGCATTGCAACAATACAAAATGAATCTAACTcaccttttctttccttaGATTCTCGTCATGGTTTGCTGGCTTGCGGTACTGAATTGCAGGGCATTGACGCTGCTGTGCACATCTATGACATTCGTAAATGGGATACTCCTTTGAGATCGTTAATTGATTCTCACCATGATGACGTTACTTGCATTAAATTCCATCCTTCTGATGTCAATATTTTGCTTAGCGGATCGACTGATGGTTATACTAACATCTATGATTTGAAACAAGATGAGGAGGAAGACGCTTTACATCAAGTGATCAATTATGCGTCAATTCATTCATGTGGTTGGCTGTCACCAAAGAGAATATATACACTATCACACATGGAAACATTTGCAATTCATGAACTGAACGACAAATCCGATGAATTGAGAGAGCCGCAACCCTTAGACTTTGGTGATGTAAGAAAAGCATGGGATTGTGATTACGTGGTAGACATTTATCCCGGCCTTATTGCAACTGGTAAAACTCAAGAAAATGCTGGAGAATTACGCCTCATACCATTCAAGAATGAGAAAATATATACCGAAAAATGCTTTGTCATTCCACACGCACATGGAGATGAAGTAGTTCGGGACATCTTTATATCAGCACACCAAAGTGATATGTTATACTCCTGTGGCGAAGATGGTTACGtgaaaatttggaagaGCACTCAGGGGCCTTTAAACACGCCGGAAACTTTTTGGGATTACtctgaaaaaatgaatgtTTTAGGAGATGATAGTAAAGAAGCTTTTACTAACCTAGAGGAACCTTTGATTATTCAAAAGGATTTGGCGTCCACGAAgccaagaaaagagaaacacaaaaaaagtaaaaaacaTTCCACTAAAAGTCGTTTCAGGCCGTACTAG
- the SMKI14G2840 gene encoding uncharacterized protein, translated as MSTSFQEFKIFCNKTGLDFQWVNIQSPKSVPENNPSESPPVINHLVQEKVRPATEPLKTEVSRESVSNILNDFKNAPLWSVFKKNSRADSSTVARSGVSSRHVSENTPGTKTNEPMSLKQENITIINGLPRKSSVMRQENDTAVTTSYSLNIPCNLISSHNGNMLPHSPMQGNNAPVSSATDSMSYNNESVPSLASSVSTSSSVYSPWDPPHPPSLQSLPNGISTSLDPEVSCLKCCRTNNYRPRETNVQSNACSPTNVSILPKRASRPGSEGNTASPPTARDQDISCDTYSAAAFTEPDSTVVTTVPSYMQRYLDKPQNWFESTMGKYCPLFLRGTKNIDYDSSEFKFERKMIAVQYLLLDERSEPRRFYNPVNKSVSFWKRLFNFDTMPSYDQLLDEAEHHFNSYQYRYAGFQRIEPYSVFCPWKNAQREIDLVLDHIHFSLDIGKKRSMNRRGNITFDTLDSTVGRDVHIKPYQYFTSNNLVYEGLSHPAEQSSIISPDTSLIERAYQELVKICKVPTSSFNDFPGRNHNSAPQLTVPKPSRPCRLLLVRESRTATESEVNKNYWRYPKRKHTEVIVPTPPRRSETASLFQKWFFLLVRP; from the coding sequence ATGTCCACGTCGTTTcaagaattcaaaatattctgcAACAAGACCGGGCTAGACTTCCAGTGGGTCAACATACAGTCTCCCAAATCCGTTCCAGAAAATAACCCCTCCGAAAGTCCTCCGGTCATCAATCACCTCGTTCAAGAAAAGGTCAGACCCGCTACCGAACCGCTTAAAACTGAAGTGTCCAGAGAATCTGTCAGCAATATTCTTAATGATTTCAAGAATGCTCCGCTTTGGAGTGTATTCAAGAAGAATAGTCGTGCCGATTCTTCTACCGTGGCACGTTCTGGAGTAAGTTCAAGGCATGTGTCAGAAAATACGCCTGGAACAAAGACAAACGAACCGATGTCGCTCAAGCAGGAGAACATCACCATAATAAATGGGTTGCCCCGAAAATCCTCTGTAATGCGCCAAGAGAACGACACCGCTGTGACAACCTCCTACTCTTTAAACATCCCCTGCAACCTTATCTCCTCTCACAACGGTAATATGCTTCCACATTCTCCTATGCAAGGAAACAATGCGCCTGTATCGTCCGCAACAGACTCCATGTCATACAACAATGAGTCAGTACCTTCGTTGGCTTCATCCGTAAGCACATCCTCCTCCGTTTATTCACCATGGGATCCTCCCCATCCCCCCTCGTTACAGTCACTACCAAACGGTATTTCCACATCGTTGGATCCAGAAGTCTCTTGTCTCAAATGCTGCCGCACGAATAACTATAGACCAAGAGAGACTAATGTTCAAAGCAACGCCTGTTCTCCAACAAACGTTTCCATTCTTCCCAAACGTGCTTCAAGGCCAGGGTCAGAAGGAAATACGGCCTCTCCCCCCACTGCCCGTGATCAAGATATAAGCTGCGATACCTATTCTGCTGCTGCGTTCACAGAGCCCGACAGCACGGTTGTTACTACAGTCCCTTCATACATGCAGAGGTACCTCGATAAGCCCCAGAATTGGTTTGAAAGCACTATGGGGAAGTACTGTCCACTGTTCCTAAGAGGCACAAAGAACATTGATTACGATTCATCCGAATTCAAATTTGAGCGCAAGATGATAGCAGTTCAATATCTGCTTTTGGATGAGCGTTCTGAGCCCAGAAGGTTCTACAACCCTGTCAACAAAAGCGTTTCGTTCTGGAAAAGACTATTCAACTTCGATACAATGCCCAGCTATGACCAGCTCTTGGATGAAGCAGAACACCATTTCAATTCATACCAATACAGGTACGCAGGTTTCCAGAGGATAGAGCCCTACTCCGTATTCTGTCCCTGGAAGAACGCCCAAAGAGAAATAGACTTGGTCCTCGATCACATCCACTTTTCTCTAGATATTGGCAAGAAAAGGTCTATGAACCGAAGGGGCAACATCACTTTCGATACCTTAGACAGTACAGTCGGTCGCGATGTCCATATCAAGCCCTATCAGTATTTTACCTCCAACAACCTAGTGTATGAAGGCCTATCACATCCTGCCGAACAATCCTCCATTATAAGCCCTGACACCTCGCTTATCGAAAGGGCATATCAAGAACTAGTAAAGATTTGCAAGGTGCCTACTTCATCTTTCAATGACTTTCCTGGCCGCAATCATAATAGCGCTCCTCAGCTTACCGTCCCAAAACCATCCAGACCATGTCGCTTGCTTCTAGTTCGTGAGTCTCGCACAGCCACAGAATCAGAAGTCAATAAGAACTATTGGCGCTacccaaaaagaaagcataCCGAGGTTATCGTACCAACGCCTCCACGCCGGTCTGAGACGGCAagtctctttcaaaaatggtTCTTTCTTCTCGTACGCCCATGA
- the SMKI14G2860 gene encoding uncharacterized protein (similar to Saccharomyces cerevisiae YNL019C), translating into MFCSKESRTVVLLLALVISLTVLCHSHDVTTVLTTSTITEFAVVTAAPQPQNKAETVLNTATNIIQTMQFIFNCAPFKWKGPLKITSCALNFMVLLLTAWGYLLKYLQDNKLNTDADMEQVVGLGFGEMVGKIVGKGVGKAFTKMDISQKLVYPFEGSNNQKCLVMTVGESSIVPYHDLSTEICFNCHTLDSLSHRDHDSVSALDTHSVSSLGLANIPSEMSVVSELYTHFGDYTVEVLSGIMKLASALNGDSWQRERNGFVVLSRDRPNETLLSVHMYTSGLL; encoded by the coding sequence atgttttGCTCAAAAGAATCAAGAACGGTTGTCCTTCTCCTTGCGCTGGTAATATCGCTAACCGTGCTTTGTCACTCACATGATGTAACAACTGTATTGACCACGTCAACAATTACCGAGTTTGCCGTTGTGACTGCTGCACCGCAACCACAAAACAAAGCCGAAACCGTTTTGAACACTGCAACCAACATAATACAGACTATGCAGTTTATTTTCAACTGTGCACCCTTCAAGTGGAAGGGCCCTTTGAAAATAACCTCTTGCGCACTCAACTTTATGGTCCTACTGCTCACTGCATGGGGCTACCTCCTGAAGTATTTGCAGGATAATAAGCTGAATACTGACGCCGATATGGAACAAGTCGTAGGACTCGGATTTGGTGAGATGGTGGGCAAAATCGTTGGGAAGGGCGTCGGGAAAGCCTTTACCAAAATGGACATCTCCCAGAAGCTAGTGTATCCATTCGAGGGAAGCAATAACCAGAAATGCCTAGTAATGACCGTTGGAGAGAGTTCGATAGTACCGTACCACGACTTGTCCACAGAGATATGTTTCAACTGCCACACCCTCGATTCATTGTCTCACCGCGACCACGACAGTGTTTCTGCCTTAGACACGCATTCTGTAAGCTCCCTGGGACTGGCCAACATCCCATCAGAAATGTCGGTCGTAAGCGAACTATACACTCATTTTGGAGACTATACAGTAGAAGTTCTAAGCGGCATCATGAAGTTGGCATCAGCCCTTAATGGAGATAGCTGGCAGAGGGAAAGAAATGGGTTCGTAGTTCTTTCTAGAGACCGGCCTAACGAGACGTTACTAAGCGTTCACATGTACACTTCAGGCTTGTTATAA